GCGGTGGTGGAAACGGCGGTGGCGGCGGCGCACTGAGCCATGAGATAGTGATTAGTACGACCCACAGCAGCGGCGGCGCGGAAAGGCTGAGCTTTAGAAGAAACAGCCTCAAGCGGTCTCCACAATCTTGCAGCTGGTACTTGGACCCCAGGAAGATTTTCTTGTTCTGCGCCACACTGTAAGCTCATTTATTTTGTTCTTAGTTATTTACTCTAGTAATTCAATGCAtttattaaagattttaattacaattttaGTGTTTTCAACTTCCAATTTTGTGCTAgatatctaataaaaaaaaagaattgacaatttttaaaagttaatttataGGTGATGTATTAGAtggaaaattgaattttatttctaatagaAACTTACTTAAATTAGTAGATATGTGAATTCAAAAAATTATGGTAAATAGGTCGATTTTGATACAAGGTTGAAAAATGTTAACATCTAATACACATTTGAAAGTCGATCAAAATAGACAGTTTTAAAAGAAGTTTAGAAATGGGTGCAGGTCGTGCGTGGGAACTATGTTGCTGATATatttggcattttcatatggGATGCTCAAAGTAGAAGAAAACGAGTTAGATTCATAGAGATCGATAGTCCAAACTGTTagatgacaattttttttttttggtgataTATGTACAGTTTAGTGCAGTAAATATATGTTGAAATTGTGAGATGGATTAACAAATAGGGGCAGTTGTAGCCTGCAGGCAGGCGTAGAGAATGTAGGGAAAAGTAAGTTTAGTTTGAAATTAGTCTTAATTAGAGGAGATCATTTTATAttagtgtgtatatatatgcaTTAATCTGAACCAACTCGGCCCTTCTGCggtatatttttctttattctaCTCGTAACTATAGATTATAGATCTGATGAAAAAGTCAAAGGTACTTTATTGgtaattattgtaattggcttcataatatttatttttgttgtatattaaattaagaaaaaatattagcTATTTATCTATGTGCATTTCACCTTATTATCAAATCATGATTTAACATATGGTAAATTAgtgtttattatatatatatatattcgaacCAATGAAAATCgaggaaaattatttaaattgtaacTGTTTCAAAAAAATGCAGAATTATAAGTTAGGGGAAAAAATCGAAGCAGCTagctaaaattatattttgttactTGTAtaagttttgctattttttaaagaaaaaaaatattttcacatcTCTTTAACGATTTCTAAAAcgtatatttgatacaaatttggTGAAATTGATTATATTGTTGTATAGTattgaagaaaatatattataattttgggTCAACTTTTACAAGGAATAAATAGGTGTTAAACAAAATCAAGCATAACTCAATTAACATAGAATGTGTTCGTAATTACGAAATCTGTAGTTCGAATTCTCTATTTTCAATTATACGAATAAATAGATATTAAGAATAACTTGTAATATATGGATTAAGGATTgatatattagaaaaattaaaagtaagCAGTAAAATTGAGAATACGATAATTTACATGAAATATTTCAACTTAGAGAAAAACTACAAATCAGAAAAAATTAGTTATGcgaaaaattattacaatcacACCAAGATCTTTCCTCGATTCCAATTACAAAATCATAGAATTATATTTATCATATGAATTCTTCCAACCtggtttttgaaatattttaatttattctttatataTGTGATAGGAGTAAGGAGTATAAAGACGGTGTATTTTAAGATTCATtcgacttaaaaaaaatatacatatatatcaaaatcaagAGTATAAGATGGAAATCAACCGTCAACATGAATACATCGGAGTTGGGGAACAGCAAAATAAGATGAAAATGAGAGCAAAAtgatagttaaaaaaaaaaaaaaaagaaattagggaGAGAGCAGACCCAGGCCCAAGACGGTGCATTTCATCAGAGTCTGGCCGCCGTGGCATGTGTCTTGTCTTGCCCGCCGCTTCAGCATCGCCACCAACAACAACAAACTCCGTCGTTCATCGCCTTTCCTCGCCGCTAAGCCGCCATTTTCATTGTCATTCCCACAGATTTTGCAGTATTCCTCTTCTCCGTTCAATCTTCTCTCCTTAAGCATCACCACCATCAGCTTATTTCGCCTTTGGCTTCATCAAGCTCTTCTCCTCTCACTCTGAAACGCCCTCTCTGCTCAGCAATGGCTCGCCTCCAGGTCCTGACTTTTCAGCTCACAGTCAGCTTATTTACACTTACTCATATATTGTATTATTTGTTTTCTCTAATTACTTTTCTGTGTTCTTCTGCGGGAAGAAGGTTGGGTATTTGGTTCCGCTTGATAAAAATCTGGAGGAAGACAATTTGGGGCTAAAAATACCTCTCTCTGAGGGCCCAAATACCGTCGGCCGTAGCAACGTTCTCGTTTCTGATCAGAGGATCAGCCGCAAGCACATCACTCTTACCACTTCCACTGACGGTTCTGCTAAACTACTCGTGGTAGCTTGCAACTTCCCTCACCCGTTACCGAAGTTTTGTTGACCTAATTTGATAGAGGTTTGCATGTAGAGCAATTGCGTGAAGATTTATTTGTTCTAATTGTAGGAAGGTACGAATCCAGTTGTTATTAATTCTGGTGATGGTAGAAAGAAACTTGGTCCTCGTGAAAGTGTGGTAATTCGGGACGGGGATGTTATAGAGTTGATTCCAGGCCATTATCTTTTCAAGTATGCATCTCATTGTTTCAGTACAAGGCCCAGTCATGAGGATTTGGGACAGAAGAGAGTTAGACAAGTGGCGGACGATAAAATTTCTGAGAGAAAGGCTAAGGTGTAGTCAAGAAGTTGTTAATGTTTGCTTCTTTGTATTATAATTTTCAGCCACGTTGTGGAATTTTCAAATTCAGTTGCTGGATTGGATTTGAAGATTGTTCCCTTCTTTATTTGATGTCATTATACACTTGTGTAGAGGGTTGAAATGGTAAGCCCTTGGGAGAATCTACAATCTGGGTTCTCGCAGTCTAAGGAAGATAATAGTGTGGAAGCTATTCGCAATTTTCACATTCCCGACGACAGATTGCCGATGACTTTCAGACTTTTGAGTGTTAAAGGCCTACCACCATGGGCTAATACATCATGTGTGAGGATTACTGATATTATACAGGTAATAACAGGCATGTTAATCTTCCATTTCAAAAGTGGCAGCTGTCAACTACCGAGTACTgaattaattgatatattttgtCAAGTTGCATATActctattttgttattttacctGTTATGAAATTGTTTTATTCTATATCTGGTGGGTACCtcaagatatatttaaattgtaAGGATTTTAACATGCGTAATTTTAGTTTGCAttggaattttggtttttatttctCAGGGAGACATTCTCTTTGCCGTCCTGTCAAATTACATGGTGgatattgattggttaatacCTGGTGAGTTCAACCCCCCCGCACTTGGaacttttttggatttttttagttgtttccatATTCATCCACTTCCTCCTGGTTCTTGGAGTTGCTTCAGTGTAATTTTAGTAGTATATACATAGCTTACTAGCTAGGCTAATATGATATTCATGTTTTAATTGCATTCGGCTATTCATCATTTATACAGTTTCTGAATCTGATTGTCAtcatctattattattattttttaaacaatggTATTTCATTATTACTTCTGGTTTTACAAGCATTTAATTTTAAGCCAGACAATTTACGTGACTTTGTTGTGATTCATTTAGTTATGTTATGTCCAGACCATAAGTTTTTGCATATTGTATTTGTGTTCCCCCTTTTATATTGGTGCAGCATGTCCCGCTCTTGCAAAAGTCCCTCACGTGCTGGTTATTCATGGTGAGGGTGATGGAACACTGGATAATATGAAGGTATAGTGCATTGATTCAAACTAAGTTTACATTTATGTTGGCAGTATTTAACAGTTGGTTTATATGGATCATAGAGGAAGAAGCCTGCTAATTGGATTTTGCACAAACCACCACTACCTATATCTTTCGGGACTCACCATTCAAAAGCAATATTTCTTGTCTATCCTCGAGGAATAAGAATGGTTGTACACACTGCTAATCTAATCTATGTTGATTGGAACAACAAAAGCCAAGGTTTATGGATGCAAGATTTCCCCTGGAAAGATCAAAATTCCTCTACAAGAGGATGCACATTTGAAGATGACTTGGTTGATTATCTTAGTGCTTTGAAGGTACACGTTGAGTTGTTAAGAAAAAGTGTGAAAACAATTAGATGTGTGATTACTACCGTTTAGATAAGGCTTAGTTGCTGTAGGATGAATCTTCAGCATATCAtcccttttaaaattaaaatgcttattctttttccttctgACCATTTGCAGTGGCCAGAATTTCCTGCTAATTTTCCAGCTCGTGGGAACTTCAATATCAATCCATCTTTTTTCAGAAAGTTTGATTATAGTAATGCTGCGGTACTTGATCAATTACCTAAGCTTGTACTCCTCCATATCTAGTATTTTCTTggtgttttttttatatctttttgACTAATCTATCATATTGTGGAGTGTGCTTGATTTCAGGTTAGATTGATCGCTTCTGTGCCTGGATATCATACGGGTCGCTATTTAAAGAAGTGGGGCCATATGAAGCTACGTTCTGTTCTCCAGGAATGCATTTTTGATAAAGAGTTTCAGAGATCTCCTCTCGTATACCAGGTATAATCACTAACCTCATTAGCTAATTGTAATGATTTGTGCTATGTGGTCTCCGTTGATTTTGCAGGTTTTGgactttattttaataaataatttttatgctCATGTGCCTATCTTTTGTGCCATTTTCTAGTTCTCTTCACTTGGGTCGTTGGATGAGAAATGGATGGCCGAGTTTGCAGCATCACTGTCATCAGGTTCCTCAGCTGATAAAACGCCTCTAGGTCTTGGGGAACCATTAATAGTATGGCCTACTGTGGAAGACGTCAGATGCTCTCTAGAGGTACCGCtgagttggttatcatttgAAACCTTTCTAtgatgttttctttctttcttgccCCCTCCCCTTTGTTTGAGGAAATATAGTTCCTCtttatgaagcacagacacggATATGGATACGATAGAATACGACGAtacgtcaatttctaaaaaaactagAATACTGATATGTTGAAGAtacgttttctttttcttaataaaaatctaggatatagataaatttagcatacaaattaatgaaaatagtacaaaatataatacaaacactgaaatacaatacaaaaagtaacatctaagatgttgaagtacaatagtcaataaaatgtaatagaaaAGTTACTCATATtgatcaaagaagaagaagaagatcagagagagaagtatgaagataaacaaagaacttctttgttgaattgttgaagatatccaagtGGATTATATTTTGATGGACTTTgtgggactcaaatgtgaaagTGAAGATTAGATTATTagggtttggtcttttattttcattttttttccttttagttttggactcgagtagtgagatTTTTAAATAGCCtgtctagttttagattgggaaagattagatgatttgcttatcttttttctttaaaaaaaaaaaacgtaaaaatagatatgtcaaatcgcgtgtcGTATCTAAGTATCGATATCTGATACGTGTGATacggattctttgcctcacattaAGTATATGTGCTTCATAGGTTTCTCGACCACCTATAGTTTAAACAATGTTCCAAAATTTGAAACACTTGGCCTAGAAGGCTGCCACTTGGGGGCTAGGTAGGGGTATCcccggtttttttttttttaatttttttttttaagaaacccAGAAATATGCATTACACAAAATACAGGACAACCTGGGGGATAGGGGGAAAGAGTTTCCTTCCAAGGAGAACTAATTACAAAAACACCCCCCAATCTCTAAAGGTCGTATCGAAAGGAGGtaattacaaaagaatttgCTATAGATGTGACACCGCATATAAGCTTGGTACTAAGCTTACAATGTTCcaaaaaatggagaaaacaGCCCCGTCGTATAATGTATGTATTAATCTGAATAATGTATTAATCTGAATCTGACGTTCATGGTTATGCTTTAGTTACCTTCTGGCCCTTGATCCTGAAAGTCTTCTAGTTAGCAATGTTTAGGAAAAGGGAACAACTTGAATTAATTACTGATACCACTCAATGATTCACTCACAAAATGAacgaaagaaaaagaaatgcgAAGGTCTGGAGGTCTCCACAAAAGCCCATTAAACTGCCTACTTCACTACTGGCATATATACTACTACTTCAAACTGATTACCTTCCCTGGTTCCTGCTACCCTCTACTGCagtacaaattattttcctcTAGGACATACTTAACTCTCTCTCTTTCACGATTTCCCTCGTGCACTCTCTGGCTACGTGAAATGCATTGGAGGACTCTTTTGACTGTCATTACACTCTTACTCTCTATTTTTATGTAAGGACTAAGGATCTCATGGCCCTAGTGCTGCATTACACGAAAAAAATACCATGAAAGTTTTCACTTCTTGTCCTTTCCTTAAACTTCTGACATATCCTTCACATTTATTGCCAATTGATTCCAATGTTTCTCCATTTTATAAAGACATTGATGACTTTCTGATTTCATTCATCCTCCAATGTGTAACATCCAACTTCCCCAGCACTAAGTCATCTCACGGTTCAAATTTTATGGAGGCCCCCCGCTCTTGACCGGTTTCATTTTTACTGAGTAGACCAACTTCTACCAGGTTGGCTTGCATAATTACTGCTTTATCTAGCTTGAATGGATGGAGTTCAGAGCAAGTATTCATTGATAGCTTACTTCAACGCTTCCCTTGAGCGAACCTTGAGCGAAACTAGATATCATGGACTGATAGTCTTTTGATTGCATTTTACAGTTTTCCTTTCCCATTAAATCTTTGAAAAATCTGTCTCAAACCCTGGGTACTTTTTCCCCCCTCCACTCAATTGAGCAAAGATTTTCGTTTCTGTTCCTCAATCTCAGTCAGTGGCCAACCTAGAAAAATGTTTCATCCTTCTTCATTTTCCCCAGCCAGAATTAGCAGACTCCTTTTTGCACCTTCATTGGATAAAGACAACTTCTACGagcctctctctcttttctaatatatatatatataaagtcaTTCAAATTAGTTGTCTTGATCAAACagtattaattttgttaaattactGCCTTAAACTTCATAGCTAACCACACGGGGAGAATATAAACATCGTTTTTCCTAGCAACTAGGAGCTCCTTGGTGCCAAAGGAAGACACTAGTTACGTCTTCCTCGAATTAAAAGATATTGGAGTTGGGAGGCTTTAAACGAATTTCCAAAATAAGAACTTGCCTCTTtctatatttcaaatataatttgatcGAAAATGAAAATTCATCCAAACAAAAATAAACTGAAATGGTAAAAGTTTATTCACCCCTTCAAAACCTCAACTCACCTGCTGATTGAAAAAGACTTCACCCAAGGGTTAAACTTCTTTGTTTTGGGATATTTCTCAATCGTACTACTTTGgagttctaaatttttttgaGCTTGCCAAAAGGGGAAGCTACCGTGGATAAGACAAGTGAGCAAACGAGATAAAAGAGACTCATAGGAGATATAGTGTCCTCTAATCCTGTCCAAATaacgttgtcttataagaaagcTCACTTGAAGACTCAAGAAACCAAGTATGGCTATCACTGGAATCTGAGTCACAAACTCTATGCGAAAAGATAATGAAGAGGTCATAGTTGTAGCTTTCCTATCAGACAATTTTCTCCCTATATGAAAGTTATAAGAAAGACCCCCAAATTAAGATAGAATAGAGGCCATTTTCTTATAAAAGATAGAATGGAAAGAGGGGAAAGCAAAAGAGACTAGATCAATGCCAATCCAACATTCATAAAAAAAGCAAACATGAGGCATATGCCACTTCTAGAAGTAAATTTATTCTGCAGTTTTAGAATTCATTTTCCCTGATTATTGGCCGACAGCTCCTTCTCTAAAATTCCAGTGTAAACCTGCAAACTGACCCCTGTTTTCTTTgctaagttttttatttttcagacTTGACCAGAAAGTATTGAATTTGTATATTTTCTCTGAATTCTTAATCAAGCCGAGTTGGATGACTAATGTGGCATTTATCTCCAAATTATTTTGGGAAGATGTACATTTTATAGCACAATGTTCAGTTTACTCTCT
The nucleotide sequence above comes from Benincasa hispida cultivar B227 chromosome 3, ASM972705v1, whole genome shotgun sequence. Encoded proteins:
- the LOC120072999 gene encoding tyrosyl-DNA phosphodiesterase 1 isoform X2 produces the protein MARLQVGYLVPLDKNLEEDNLGLKIPLSEGPNTVGRSNVLVSDQRISRKHITLTTSTDGSAKLLVEGTNPVVINSGDGRKKLGPRESVVIRDGDVIELIPGHYLFKYASHCFSTRPSHEDLGQKRVRQVADDKISERKAKRVEMVSPWENLQSGFSQSKEDNSVEAIRNFHIPDDRLPMTFRLLSVKGLPPWANTSCVRITDIIQGDILFAVLSNYMVDIDWLIPACPALAKVPHVLVIHGEGDGTLDNMKRKKPANWILHKPPLPISFGTHHSKAIFLVYPRGIRMVVHTANLIYVDWNNKSQGLWMQDFPWKDQNSSTRGCTFEDDLVDYLSALKWPEFPANFPARGNFNINPSFFRKFDYSNAAVRLIASVPGYHTGRYLKKWGHMKLRSVLQECIFDKEFQRSPLVYQFSSLGSLDEKWMAEFAASLSSGSSADKTPLGLGEPLIVWPTVEDVRCSLEGYAAGNAIPSPLKNVEKGFLKKYWAKWKSYHSGRCHAMPHIKTFARYNGQKLAWLVLTSSNLSKAAWGALQKNNSQLMIRSYEERAGKLEVGRVVN
- the LOC120072999 gene encoding tyrosyl-DNA phosphodiesterase 1 isoform X1, which codes for MARLQVGYLVPLDKNLEEDNLGLKIPLSEGPNTVGRSNVLVSDQRISRKHITLTTSTDGSAKLLVEGTNPVVINSGDGRKKLGPRESVVIRDGDVIELIPGHYLFKYASHCFSTRPSHEDLGQKRVRQVADDKISERKAKRVEMVSPWENLQSGFSQSKEDNSVEAIRNFHIPDDRLPMTFRLLSVKGLPPWANTSCVRITDIIQGDILFAVLSNYMVDIDWLIPACPALAKVPHVLVIHGEGDGTLDNMKRKKPANWILHKPPLPISFGTHHSKAIFLVYPRGIRMVVHTANLIYVDWNNKSQGLWMQDFPWKDQNSSTRGCTFEDDLVDYLSALKWPEFPANFPARGNFNINPSFFRKFDYSNAAVRLIASVPGYHTGRYLKKWGHMKLRSVLQECIFDKEFQRSPLVYQFSSLGSLDEKWMAEFAASLSSGSSADKTPLGLGEPLIVWPTVEDVRCSLEGYAAGNAIPSPLKNVEKGFLKKYWAKWKSYHSGRCHAMPHIKTFARYNGQKLAWLVLTSSNLSKAAWGALQKNNSQLMIRSYELGVLFLPQKRHDYSFSCTKSGGSALNKPRPSENLEEKTELVTLAWQENRKKESLSEVIQLPIPYDLPPQPYGPQDVPWSWDRRYTQKDVHGAVWPRQVQLYAS